A single Calidifontibacter indicus DNA region contains:
- a CDS encoding 2-hydroxyacid dehydrogenase — protein MTPTIVSLPQQDWVDELTGLPDVELVVWDMKDAPPRDDIELVVPPYMSSPKRLTRLSELPGLKAVQLATAGFEHALQYLPKGVSLANGRGIHDTSTAELAIGLAIAAQRAIPESVRAQADGEWLQIAGRPSLADRKALIVGYGSIGRAIVQRLQMLEVECTVVASRARAGDDLVDSVHGIDELPGLLPTAEVVFLILPLTDDTRHLVDEKFLAALPDDALVVNVARGGIIDTDALVRACASGRVRAALDVTDPEPLPPDHPLWTTSGVLITPHVGGATTAFTPRLIKLLRQEIPHFVETGELTNTVATGG, from the coding sequence GTGACGCCGACAATCGTGAGCCTTCCGCAGCAGGATTGGGTCGACGAGTTGACCGGACTGCCCGACGTCGAACTCGTCGTCTGGGACATGAAGGACGCACCGCCGCGCGACGACATCGAGCTCGTCGTGCCGCCGTACATGAGCAGCCCGAAGCGCCTGACGCGGCTCAGCGAGTTGCCGGGGCTCAAGGCCGTGCAGTTGGCGACCGCCGGCTTCGAGCACGCGCTGCAGTACCTGCCGAAGGGGGTCTCGCTCGCCAACGGACGCGGCATCCACGACACCTCGACCGCGGAACTGGCGATCGGGCTGGCGATCGCGGCGCAGCGCGCCATCCCCGAGTCGGTGCGTGCGCAGGCGGACGGTGAGTGGTTGCAGATCGCGGGTCGCCCCTCGCTGGCCGACCGCAAGGCCCTCATCGTCGGCTACGGATCGATCGGCCGAGCGATCGTGCAGCGGCTGCAGATGCTCGAGGTGGAGTGCACGGTCGTGGCCTCCCGCGCCCGGGCCGGCGACGACCTCGTCGACAGCGTGCACGGCATCGACGAACTGCCGGGGCTGCTGCCGACCGCCGAGGTGGTGTTCCTGATCCTGCCGCTCACCGACGACACCAGGCACCTCGTCGACGAGAAGTTCCTCGCCGCGCTGCCCGACGACGCCCTCGTCGTCAATGTCGCCCGCGGCGGCATCATCGACACCGACGCGCTCGTGCGCGCCTGCGCGAGCGGACGCGTCCGCGCCGCACTCGATGTCACCGACCCCGAGCCGCTCCCGCCGGACCACCCGTTGTGGACGACGTCCGGCGTGCTCATCACCCCGCACGTCGGCGGGGCGACCACCGCGTTCACGCCGCGACTGATCAAGTTGCTGCGCCAAGAGATCCCGCACTTCGTCGAGACCGGCGAGCTGACCAACACCGTCGCCACCGGGGGCTGA
- the gatB gene encoding Asp-tRNA(Asn)/Glu-tRNA(Gln) amidotransferase subunit GatB, whose product MSAHVDEVVDYDEAIAAYDPVIGLEVHVELNTKTKMFCGCATEFGAEPNTQVCPVCLGMPGALPVVNAKAVESAIRIGLALNCEIAQWCRFARKNYFYPDMPKNFQTSQYDEPIAFNGYLDVELEDGTVYRVDIERAHMEEDTGKATHVGGATGRIQGAEYSLIDYNRAGIALIEIVTKPLTGAGERAPEIAKAYVSTLRDLIKALDVSDVRMEQGSMRCDANVSLMKKDADKFGTRTETKNVNSLRSVERAVRYEISRHAAVLNSGGSIRQETRHWHEDTGVTTSGRPKSDADDYRYFPEPDLVPVAPSRETVEELRGTLPEPPAQRRKRLQGEWGYSDLEMRDVINAGAVELIEETVAAGASPAAARKWWTGELARRANSEGKGVEDFGVTPAHIAELDGLVKAGRLNDSMARQVLDGVIAGEGTPTEVADARGLELMQDDGALEAAVDKVIDANPDVAQKVRDGKVQAAGALIGQVMKEMKGQADAAKARELIIAKLS is encoded by the coding sequence ATGAGCGCTCACGTTGACGAAGTCGTCGACTACGACGAGGCGATCGCCGCCTACGACCCGGTGATCGGTCTGGAGGTGCACGTCGAGCTCAACACCAAGACCAAGATGTTCTGCGGCTGCGCCACCGAGTTCGGTGCCGAGCCCAACACGCAGGTCTGCCCGGTCTGCCTCGGCATGCCCGGCGCGCTGCCGGTGGTCAATGCCAAGGCCGTCGAGTCGGCGATCCGCATCGGTCTCGCGCTCAACTGCGAGATCGCGCAGTGGTGCCGGTTCGCCCGGAAGAACTACTTCTACCCGGACATGCCGAAGAACTTCCAGACCAGCCAGTACGACGAGCCGATCGCGTTCAACGGATACCTCGACGTCGAGTTGGAGGACGGCACGGTCTACCGCGTCGACATCGAGCGCGCCCACATGGAGGAGGACACCGGCAAGGCCACCCACGTCGGTGGCGCAACCGGCCGTATCCAGGGCGCGGAGTACTCCCTCATCGACTACAACCGGGCCGGCATTGCGCTGATCGAGATCGTCACCAAGCCGCTCACCGGTGCCGGCGAGCGGGCGCCGGAGATCGCGAAGGCCTACGTCTCGACGTTGCGCGACCTGATCAAGGCGCTCGACGTCAGCGACGTGCGGATGGAGCAGGGCTCGATGCGCTGCGACGCGAACGTCTCGCTGATGAAGAAGGACGCCGACAAGTTCGGCACCCGCACCGAGACCAAGAACGTCAACTCGCTGCGGTCGGTCGAGCGCGCCGTGCGCTACGAGATCAGCCGGCACGCGGCCGTGCTGAACTCCGGTGGCAGCATCCGGCAGGAGACCCGGCACTGGCACGAGGACACCGGCGTCACGACGTCCGGTCGGCCGAAGTCGGACGCCGACGACTACCGCTACTTCCCCGAGCCCGACCTGGTGCCGGTCGCGCCGAGCCGCGAGACGGTGGAGGAACTGCGCGGCACGCTGCCCGAGCCGCCGGCACAGCGCCGCAAGCGGCTGCAGGGGGAGTGGGGCTACTCCGACCTGGAGATGCGCGACGTCATCAACGCCGGTGCGGTCGAACTCATCGAGGAGACCGTTGCCGCCGGTGCCAGCCCTGCCGCTGCTCGCAAGTGGTGGACCGGTGAGCTGGCTCGCCGTGCCAACTCCGAGGGCAAGGGCGTCGAGGACTTCGGCGTCACGCCCGCCCACATCGCCGAACTCGACGGCCTGGTGAAGGCCGGCCGGCTGAACGACTCGATGGCGCGGCAGGTGCTCGACGGTGTGATCGCCGGCGAAGGCACGCCCACCGAGGTCGCCGACGCCCGCGGGCTCGAACTCATGCAGGACGACGGCGCCCTCGAAGCCGCGGTCGACAAGGTGATCGACGCCAACCCGGACGTCGCGCAGAAGGTACGCGACGGCAAGGTGCAGGCCGCCGGCGCCCTCATCGGTCAGGTCATGAAGGAGATGAAGGGTCAGGCCGACGCCGCCAAGGCGCGCGAGCTGATCATCGCCAAGCTCTCCTGA
- the gatA gene encoding Asp-tRNA(Asn)/Glu-tRNA(Gln) amidotransferase subunit GatA: MTDIITSTAAELADALARKELSAVEVTQAHLDRIAAVDGDVHAFLHVDAEGALAAARAIDERRAGGAELPTLAGVPIAVKDVVVTKGQPTTAGSKILEGWIPPYDATLVSRLREVGMPILGKTNMDEFAMGSSTEHSAYGPTRNPWDLDRIPGGSGGGSAAAVAAFEAPLAIGTDTGGSIRQPAAVTGTVGTKPTYGGVSRYGLIALASSLDQAGPCTRSVLDAALLHEVIGGHDPLDSTSIDAPVPPVVEAARRGEVKGLRIGVVKEISGEGFAPQVKARFEESLQLLKDAGAEIVEVSCPSFVQGLAAYYLILPSEASSNLARFDAMRYGLRVGPQGVDAPSAEQVMAATRDAGFGDEVKRRIILGTYALSSGYYDAYYGQAQKVRTLIARDFAAAFEKADVLVTPTAPTVAFKLGEKLDDPMAMYLNDVATIPANLAGVPGLSLPNGIAEDGLPSGFQILAPAIKDERLYEVGSALERMLLSQWGAPILSNAPQLGTKEGAR, from the coding sequence TTGACCGACATCATCACCTCGACCGCGGCCGAACTGGCCGATGCGCTCGCCCGCAAGGAGCTCAGCGCCGTCGAAGTCACCCAGGCCCACCTCGACCGCATCGCCGCCGTCGACGGCGACGTCCACGCCTTCCTGCACGTCGACGCCGAAGGCGCGCTCGCGGCCGCCCGCGCCATCGACGAGCGCCGCGCCGGTGGCGCCGAACTGCCGACCCTCGCCGGTGTGCCGATCGCCGTCAAGGACGTCGTCGTCACCAAGGGGCAGCCGACCACGGCCGGCTCGAAGATCCTCGAGGGCTGGATCCCGCCGTACGACGCGACCCTGGTGTCGCGGCTGCGCGAGGTCGGCATGCCGATCCTCGGCAAGACCAACATGGACGAGTTCGCAATGGGTTCCTCCACCGAACACTCCGCCTACGGCCCGACCCGCAACCCGTGGGACCTCGACCGCATCCCCGGCGGTTCGGGTGGTGGCTCGGCCGCGGCTGTCGCCGCGTTCGAGGCACCGCTGGCGATCGGCACCGACACCGGCGGCTCGATCCGCCAGCCGGCCGCCGTCACCGGCACGGTCGGCACCAAGCCGACGTACGGCGGGGTGTCGCGCTACGGACTCATCGCCCTCGCCAGCTCGCTCGACCAGGCCGGCCCGTGCACTCGGTCGGTGCTCGACGCCGCTCTGCTGCACGAGGTCATCGGCGGTCACGACCCGCTGGACTCCACCTCGATCGACGCCCCGGTGCCGCCGGTCGTCGAGGCCGCCCGCCGCGGCGAGGTGAAGGGTCTGCGCATCGGCGTCGTCAAGGAGATCTCCGGCGAAGGCTTCGCCCCGCAGGTGAAGGCCCGCTTCGAGGAATCGCTGCAACTGCTGAAGGACGCAGGCGCCGAGATCGTCGAGGTGTCGTGCCCGTCGTTCGTGCAGGGCCTGGCCGCCTACTACCTGATCCTGCCGAGCGAGGCGAGCTCGAACCTCGCAAGGTTCGACGCGATGCGTTACGGCCTGCGGGTCGGCCCGCAGGGGGTCGACGCGCCGTCGGCCGAGCAGGTGATGGCCGCGACCCGCGACGCCGGCTTCGGCGACGAGGTGAAGCGCCGCATCATCCTCGGCACCTACGCGCTCAGCTCCGGCTACTACGACGCCTACTACGGGCAGGCGCAGAAGGTGCGCACGCTCATCGCGCGCGACTTCGCCGCCGCGTTCGAGAAGGCCGACGTGCTGGTCACCCCGACCGCGCCGACCGTCGCGTTCAAGCTGGGCGAGAAGCTCGACGACCCGATGGCGATGTACCTCAACGACGTCGCGACCATCCCGGCCAACCTCGCCGGTGTGCCCGGCCTGTCGTTGCCGAACGGCATCGCCGAAGACGGTCTGCCCTCCGGATTCCAGATCCTCGCACCGGCCATCAAGGACGAGCGGCTCTACGAAGTGGGCTCGGCGCTGGAGCGAATGTTGTTGTCGCAGTGGGGAGCTCCCATCCTGAGCAACGCCCCGCAGCTCGGTACGAAGGAGGGTGCGCGATGA
- the gatC gene encoding Asp-tRNA(Asn)/Glu-tRNA(Gln) amidotransferase subunit GatC, whose product MSSLSRDEVAHVAMLARIQLSDAELDKLAGQLDQIVGFVGQVNDIAADDIPPMSHPLPLTNVARPDEVRPSLTQQEALSGAPASDLGRFEVPRILDED is encoded by the coding sequence ATGTCTTCGCTGTCCCGCGACGAGGTCGCGCACGTCGCCATGCTTGCCCGCATCCAGTTGTCCGACGCCGAGCTGGACAAGCTCGCCGGCCAACTCGACCAGATCGTCGGGTTCGTCGGCCAGGTGAACGACATCGCGGCCGACGACATCCCGCCGATGTCGCACCCGCTGCCGCTCACCAACGTCGCCCGGCCCGACGAGGTGCGTCCGAGCCTCACCCAGCAGGAGGCGCTGTCCGGCGCCCCCGCGTCCGACCTCGGCCGCTTCGAGGTGCCGCGCATCCTCGACGAGGACTGA
- a CDS encoding SDR family NAD(P)-dependent oxidoreductase — protein sequence MISPGDDEGSGAAGSPGIEPDDLAAALRVLEQLPDLPAGHPDIETVKRASQRMFNRVRKARRAAARQEREAPLRAADDEVLAATATGSPMRIDDETNGILLQAHDPGSVAGQLNFPRGCYICHAKYTQVDAFYHWLCPDCAATSHAKRDLHTDLRGKRALLTGGRAKIGMYIALMLLRDGAELTITTRFPKDAVRRFRSMPDADDWIDRLTIVGIDLRDPAQVAALAQEVADAGPLDILINNAAQTVRRSPGAYSHLVNAEALALQSDSPLPKLITFDRTSQAHPAQLVGSLVTDAVAHHGDNDTHDSHHEAAALAAAQSERVLRAGSASLEAYLAGTAVDAGGLLPDLATSNSWTNTVDQVDPLELLEVQLCNSVAPFILVSRLRPAMRAAVEAGARRAYVVNVSAMEGQFGRRYKGAGHPHTNMAKAALNMLTRTSAQEMFETDRILMTAVDIGWITDERPHDQKLRIAGEGWHAPLDLVDGAARVYDPIVQGEQGTDLYGVFLKDFEPHPW from the coding sequence GTGATTTCTCCTGGCGATGACGAGGGCTCGGGCGCCGCTGGTTCCCCGGGGATCGAGCCGGACGACCTCGCCGCCGCCCTGCGCGTGCTCGAACAGTTGCCCGACCTGCCGGCGGGGCACCCCGACATCGAGACCGTCAAGCGTGCCTCGCAGCGCATGTTCAACCGGGTGCGCAAAGCCCGTCGGGCGGCGGCACGCCAGGAGCGGGAGGCACCGCTGCGGGCCGCCGACGACGAAGTGCTCGCCGCGACCGCGACCGGTTCGCCGATGCGTATCGACGACGAGACGAACGGCATCCTGTTGCAGGCGCACGATCCGGGAAGCGTTGCGGGACAACTGAATTTCCCGCGCGGCTGCTACATCTGCCACGCGAAGTACACCCAGGTCGACGCGTTCTACCACTGGCTGTGTCCCGACTGCGCGGCCACATCGCATGCCAAGCGCGACCTGCACACCGACCTGCGCGGCAAGCGCGCCCTGCTCACCGGCGGGCGGGCCAAGATCGGCATGTACATCGCGCTGATGCTGCTGCGCGACGGCGCAGAACTGACGATCACGACCCGGTTCCCGAAGGACGCCGTCCGCCGATTTCGGTCGATGCCCGACGCAGACGACTGGATCGACCGACTCACGATCGTCGGCATCGACCTGCGTGACCCGGCGCAGGTCGCCGCGCTGGCGCAGGAGGTCGCCGACGCCGGGCCGCTCGACATCCTGATCAACAACGCCGCCCAGACCGTGCGCCGCAGCCCCGGCGCCTATTCGCATCTGGTCAACGCCGAAGCTCTTGCGTTGCAAAGCGATTCGCCGTTGCCGAAGCTGATCACCTTCGACCGCACCAGCCAGGCGCACCCCGCGCAACTGGTCGGCTCGTTGGTCACCGACGCGGTCGCCCACCACGGCGACAACGACACGCACGACAGCCACCACGAGGCGGCGGCGCTCGCCGCGGCGCAGTCGGAGCGGGTGCTGCGGGCCGGCAGCGCCAGTCTCGAGGCCTACCTGGCCGGCACCGCCGTCGACGCCGGGGGACTGCTGCCCGACCTGGCCACCAGCAACTCGTGGACGAACACCGTCGACCAGGTCGACCCCTTGGAGTTGCTCGAGGTGCAGCTGTGCAATTCGGTCGCTCCGTTCATCCTGGTGAGCAGGTTGCGCCCGGCGATGAGAGCCGCGGTCGAGGCCGGGGCCCGGCGCGCGTACGTCGTCAACGTGTCGGCGATGGAGGGCCAGTTCGGCCGCCGGTACAAGGGCGCCGGTCACCCGCACACCAACATGGCCAAGGCCGCGCTCAACATGTTGACCCGCACCAGCGCCCAGGAGATGTTCGAGACCGATCGCATCCTGATGACGGCCGTCGACATCGGCTGGATCACCGACGAGCGGCCGCACGACCAGAAGCTGCGCATCGCCGGCGAGGGATGGCACGCCCCGCTCGATCTCGTCGACGGGGCCGCCCGCGTCTACGACCCGATCGTGCAGGGCGAGCAGGGCACCGACCTCTACGGCGTGTTCCTGAAGGACTTCGAGCCGCACCCCTGGTGA
- a CDS encoding NUDIX hydrolase yields MHFTEYDTRLAAYAAVVDDNDRILLSYSNGEGRFTPSWTMPGGGVEFDENIPSAIVREVYEETGFAVELGELLLVDTWFREEGERGRPFKAVRVVHHARITGGGLGTVEEGGSTDEARWFPIADVAGLERTALVDVVIAALRGGRPD; encoded by the coding sequence ATGCACTTCACCGAGTACGACACCCGGCTCGCCGCGTACGCCGCGGTCGTCGACGACAACGACCGGATCCTGCTGAGCTATTCGAACGGGGAAGGCCGGTTCACGCCGTCCTGGACGATGCCGGGCGGCGGGGTGGAGTTCGACGAGAACATCCCGTCGGCGATCGTGCGGGAGGTCTACGAGGAGACCGGGTTCGCGGTCGAGCTGGGGGAGTTGCTGCTGGTCGACACCTGGTTCCGCGAGGAGGGTGAGCGAGGGCGACCCTTCAAGGCCGTGCGCGTCGTGCACCACGCCCGCATCACCGGCGGCGGCCTCGGCACCGTCGAAGAGGGTGGCAGCACCGACGAAGCCCGGTGGTTCCCGATCGCCGACGTCGCGGGTTTGGAACGGACGGCGCTGGTCGACGTCGTGATCGCCGCGCTACGGGGCGGCCGGCCCGACTGA
- a CDS encoding DUF3626 domain-containing protein, whose protein sequence is MQSQWARDAVAHVDPRCAGEPLARHHRITFNFHPDRGFGGVEILEAMLADGEYRSQFVTGTSNGGLTAHIGGDRWRWEQSLFGGAYDEAPAGERPKYGALNHRYRTLGGAPRFGSAHLRLKEHMLDRATFCFPDSALSPARFATARRFGLWDAVTHHEESMQTGDNNQEVLYDPLDGYVEAQVHGRVLLDQDVEALVLDPCFRATPVERRAQALGLPIEWHEGQVLHTDVLQHQIDYRGGEPVRIGLQIAERDLIDARIIGDAVSTGRFEVQPMKQLWHLTAQWGSPAGSADQIRRRVGDVW, encoded by the coding sequence ATGCAGAGTCAGTGGGCGCGCGACGCAGTCGCACATGTCGACCCTCGCTGTGCAGGGGAGCCCCTTGCGAGGCATCACCGCATCACCTTCAACTTTCACCCTGATCGCGGGTTCGGCGGAGTCGAGATCCTCGAAGCGATGCTCGCCGACGGCGAGTACCGCTCCCAGTTCGTCACAGGCACGTCCAACGGCGGATTGACCGCACACATCGGGGGCGACCGGTGGCGTTGGGAGCAGTCGCTGTTCGGCGGCGCCTACGACGAAGCACCGGCAGGAGAGCGTCCGAAGTACGGCGCGTTGAACCACCGGTATCGGACGCTCGGCGGTGCGCCACGATTCGGATCGGCCCATCTTCGGTTGAAGGAACACATGCTCGACCGGGCCACCTTCTGCTTCCCGGACTCTGCGCTGTCGCCCGCGAGGTTCGCCACCGCGCGCCGATTCGGACTCTGGGACGCCGTGACCCATCACGAGGAGTCGATGCAGACCGGCGACAACAACCAGGAAGTCCTGTACGACCCGCTGGACGGTTACGTCGAAGCCCAGGTGCACGGGCGAGTGCTGCTCGATCAGGATGTCGAGGCGCTCGTCCTCGACCCCTGCTTCCGAGCAACTCCCGTCGAAAGGCGGGCACAGGCCCTCGGCCTGCCGATCGAGTGGCACGAGGGCCAGGTGCTGCACACCGACGTCCTGCAACACCAGATCGACTATCGCGGCGGCGAGCCGGTCCGCATCGGCCTGCAGATCGCCGAGCGTGATCTGATCGACGCCCGCATCATCGGCGACGCCGTCAGCACGGGTCGCTTCGAGGTGCAGCCCATGAAGCAGTTGTGGCACCTGACCGCGCAGTGGGGTTCGCCGGCCGGGAGCGCCGACCAGATCCGCAGGCGTGTCGGCGACGTCTGGTAG
- a CDS encoding DUF664 domain-containing protein produces the protein MTDNAIGLQDVLCHIDLALDGMCATLEGLGDDLVNVRPDLPGANSPYVLVRHCCGVMEHWGATELAGRTTGRDRDAEFTSSGTVADLVALVRSQRAQLHSDLAAFDGEASALRAGERDGYTAPERAAVATKGGVLMHIYEELAQHRGHLDITADLLRRMPATDSPTSL, from the coding sequence ATGACTGACAACGCGATCGGCCTGCAGGACGTCCTGTGCCACATCGACCTCGCTCTCGACGGAATGTGCGCCACGCTCGAAGGACTCGGTGACGACTTGGTCAACGTCCGTCCCGACCTGCCCGGGGCCAACTCGCCGTACGTGCTCGTCCGGCACTGCTGCGGCGTGATGGAGCACTGGGGCGCAACGGAACTGGCCGGTCGCACGACCGGTCGCGACCGCGACGCCGAGTTCACGTCGTCCGGCACCGTCGCCGACCTGGTCGCCCTCGTGCGCTCGCAGCGCGCGCAACTGCACAGCGATCTGGCCGCCTTCGACGGTGAAGCCTCCGCGCTCAGAGCAGGGGAGCGCGACGGCTACACCGCACCCGAACGGGCTGCGGTGGCGACGAAGGGCGGCGTTCTGATGCACATCTACGAGGAGCTTGCCCAGCACCGCGGTCACCTCGACATCACCGCCGACCTCCTGCGCCGGATGCCCGCGACCGACTCGCCGACTTCTCTCTAG
- the ligA gene encoding NAD-dependent DNA ligase LigA, with protein MVVVQNETTDVPEQARHEWAELVEQINDHQFAYYVRNAPTVSDADYDTLLRRLEALEQEHPTLRVPESPTQRVGGTFSTEFAPVDHLERMLSLDNVFDETELREWLARAQREAGGDIHFLCELKIDGLAINLLYEDGALVRAATRGDGSTGEDITLNARTIEGIPHRLNATGDVAVPKVVEIRGEVFLPVEAFEQLNADLVEQGKPPYANPRNTASGSLRQKDPRVTASRPLRMLVHGIGHREGLTIERQSRAYELLRAWGLPVTDTAKVVSSPDEVIAFVDYYGDHRHDVEHELDGIVIKIDEVPAQRALGNTSRAPRWAIAYKYPPQEVNTKLLDIRVNVGRTGRVTPFGVMEPVKVAGSTVEMATLHNAFEVKRKGVLIGDTVVLRKAGDVIPEIVGPVAELRDGTEREFVMPTECPSCGTTLAYEKEGDKDIRCPNSRACPAQLRERMFSLASRGAFDIEAMGWEAAIALTDPDYGRPDDADPEVDPPQQPVLANEAGLFDLVPDDLAEVMVWRRRKKAGVEQPPKREPFFFTKATAAKPAVPRATTGKLMDELEKAKQQPLWRVLVALSIRHVGPTAARALATEFGSLEAIREAEVEQLSATEGVGPVIAEAVRAWFDGDGSDWHREIVERWAAAGVRVADERDESIERTLEGLTVVVTGSLEGFTRDGAKEAIISRGGKAAGSVSKKTDYVVIGANAGSKAAKAEELGVPILDEDGFKQLLENGPAQTADFDD; from the coding sequence ATGGTCGTCGTGCAGAACGAGACGACCGACGTGCCCGAGCAGGCCCGCCACGAGTGGGCCGAACTGGTCGAGCAGATCAACGACCACCAGTTCGCCTACTACGTTCGCAACGCACCCACGGTCAGCGACGCCGACTACGACACCTTGCTGCGCCGACTCGAGGCGCTGGAGCAGGAGCACCCAACGCTGCGGGTGCCCGAGAGCCCGACCCAGCGGGTCGGTGGCACGTTCAGCACCGAGTTCGCCCCGGTCGACCACCTCGAGCGGATGCTGAGCCTCGACAATGTCTTCGACGAGACCGAACTGCGCGAGTGGCTCGCCCGCGCGCAGCGTGAGGCGGGCGGCGACATCCACTTCCTGTGCGAGCTGAAGATCGATGGGCTGGCGATCAACCTGCTCTACGAGGACGGCGCGCTGGTGCGCGCCGCGACGCGCGGTGATGGTTCGACGGGTGAGGACATCACCCTCAACGCGCGCACCATCGAGGGCATCCCGCATCGGCTGAATGCCACCGGCGATGTCGCGGTGCCGAAGGTCGTCGAGATCCGCGGCGAGGTGTTCCTGCCGGTCGAGGCGTTCGAGCAGCTGAACGCCGACTTGGTCGAGCAGGGCAAGCCGCCCTATGCCAACCCGCGCAACACGGCGTCCGGCTCGCTGCGCCAGAAAGACCCGCGGGTCACCGCGTCGCGCCCGCTGCGGATGTTGGTCCACGGCATCGGTCACCGCGAGGGCCTCACCATCGAGCGGCAGAGCCGGGCGTATGAGTTGCTGCGGGCGTGGGGCCTGCCGGTCACCGACACCGCGAAGGTGGTGTCGAGCCCCGACGAGGTGATCGCGTTCGTCGACTACTACGGCGACCACCGCCACGACGTCGAGCACGAACTCGACGGCATCGTGATCAAGATCGACGAGGTGCCCGCGCAGCGTGCCCTCGGCAACACCTCCCGCGCACCGCGCTGGGCGATCGCGTACAAGTACCCGCCGCAGGAGGTCAACACCAAGCTGCTCGACATCCGGGTCAACGTCGGCCGCACCGGCCGCGTCACCCCGTTCGGGGTGATGGAGCCGGTGAAGGTGGCCGGGTCGACCGTCGAGATGGCCACCCTGCACAACGCGTTCGAGGTGAAACGCAAGGGCGTGCTCATCGGCGACACGGTGGTGTTGCGCAAAGCGGGCGACGTCATCCCGGAGATCGTCGGGCCGGTCGCCGAGTTGCGTGACGGCACCGAGCGCGAGTTCGTGATGCCGACCGAATGCCCTTCCTGCGGAACGACATTGGCATACGAGAAGGAGGGCGACAAAGACATACGTTGCCCCAACTCGCGCGCCTGCCCGGCGCAGCTGAGGGAGCGGATGTTCTCGCTCGCGTCGCGGGGAGCGTTCGACATCGAGGCGATGGGTTGGGAGGCCGCGATCGCGCTCACCGACCCCGACTACGGCCGCCCCGACGACGCCGACCCCGAGGTCGACCCACCGCAGCAGCCGGTGCTCGCCAACGAGGCGGGGCTGTTCGACCTGGTGCCCGACGACCTCGCCGAGGTCATGGTGTGGCGCCGACGCAAGAAGGCCGGTGTCGAGCAGCCGCCCAAACGCGAGCCTTTCTTCTTCACCAAGGCCACCGCGGCCAAGCCGGCCGTTCCCCGGGCCACCACCGGCAAACTGATGGACGAGCTGGAGAAGGCCAAACAGCAGCCGCTGTGGCGGGTGCTGGTCGCCCTGTCGATCCGGCACGTCGGCCCGACGGCTGCGCGGGCGCTGGCCACCGAGTTCGGATCGCTCGAGGCGATCCGCGAGGCCGAGGTGGAGCAACTGTCCGCCACCGAGGGTGTCGGTCCGGTGATCGCCGAGGCCGTGCGCGCCTGGTTCGACGGCGACGGCAGCGACTGGCACCGCGAGATCGTCGAGCGGTGGGCGGCCGCGGGCGTGCGGGTGGCCGACGAACGTGACGAGTCGATCGAGCGTACCCTCGAGGGCCTGACCGTGGTGGTCACCGGGTCGCTCGAAGGATTCACCCGCGACGGCGCCAAGGAAGCGATCATCTCCCGCGGCGGCAAGGCGGCCGGGTCGGTCTCGAAGAAGACCGACTACGTCGTGATCGGGGCCAACGCCGGATCGAAGGCGGCCAAGGCCGAGGAACTCGGTGTGCCGATCCTCGACGAGGACGGTTTCAAACAGCTTCTGGAGAACGGTCCTGCGCAGACGGCTGATTTCGATGACTGA